The DNA sequence CCTTCCTGTTACTATAGCTTGCAGATTTTCCTACAAGATGACCCGGATTATGGTTATTGCTGTGCTATTAAATATTCTTTGTTCTTTCTCAGGAATTTACATCGCTTATTTTTTAGACTTTCCCGTAGGCCCTACAATATCATTACTCATGGGAATTGGTTATACCGCGAGTCTTTGCGTAAAGAAGCCTTGCAACCCATCAATACCCTCTCCTGTGAGTCCCGAAATCAAAACAAATGTATAACCAGGAAAGTGTTTCTGAAAACCTTGAAGACACTCTTGCTGCTCGTCTGGGAGAAGATTATCAATTTTATTTAAAGCCACAACCATATCTTTCTTTTTAAAATCTGGCTGATACGAGTGAAGCTCATGGAGCAATGTTTGAAAATCGTATTCAGGAGAGTTTCTTTCTCTTCCTGAGACGTCAATGACAAACAAAAGTAAAAGAGTTCTTTCAATATGACGTAGAAAATCTAGTCCTAAGCCTTTATTTTGATGAGCACCCTCAATAATTCCTGGAATATCAGCAATAATCCAAGGTGGTTGATAGAGACGATCCTTACAAAAAACAAGGCCTAAAGAAGGAACTAGGGTTGTGAAGGGATAAGCTCCGACTTTAACTTCCATATGAGCGAGGGTATTAAACAATGTAGATTTTCCAGCATTAGGAAAACCTACTAAACCAATATCAGCAATTAACTTAAGTTCTAGATCAACCTGACGTATTTCTCCAACTTTTCCTGGGGTAGCTTTTGTAGGTGCACGGTTTACTGAAGTTTTAAAGAAGGTGTTTCCTTTACCTCCACGTCCTCCTTGACTAATTAATAAACGATCCCCATCTGTAGTAAAGTCGTGGAGAATCTCCCGAGTTTCTACATCACGAAGGAGAGTTCCTATAGGCACAGCAACAATGAGGTCTTTACCACTACGTCCTGTACGGTTATTCGTAGCTCCTGACTGACCGTCAGGTGCCTTTAAAACACGAATA is a window from the Chlamydia serpentis genome containing:
- the cgtA gene encoding Obg family GTPase CgtA, encoding MFVDQITLELRAGKGGNGVVAWRKEKYLPKGGPYGGNGGNGGSIIIEATSNVYSFEAYRNIRVLKAPDGQSGATNNRTGRSGKDLIVAVPIGTLLRDVETREILHDFTTDGDRLLISQGGRGGKGNTFFKTSVNRAPTKATPGKVGEIRQVDLELKLIADIGLVGFPNAGKSTLFNTLAHMEVKVGAYPFTTLVPSLGLVFCKDRLYQPPWIIADIPGIIEGAHQNKGLGLDFLRHIERTLLLLFVIDVSGRERNSPEYDFQTLLHELHSYQPDFKKKDMVVALNKIDNLLPDEQQECLQGFQKHFPGYTFVLISGLTGEGIDGLQGFFTQRLAV